A genomic region of Vampirovibrio chlorellavorus contains the following coding sequences:
- the prmC gene encoding peptide chain release factor N(5)-glutamine methyltransferase, which produces MTATFTEAHQEIQTRLLGLGISLPQARAESDWTLETLWNMRPEALYTQGDKRLSESEWAQLQDFLYQRTVKRIPIQYLLHEAWFYGQKFYVNPHVLIPRPETELLVEQALTLLKPGKRVLDVGTGPGTIALSLAHRLDQSVPITAVDVSPEALQVARINQKRLNTQVRLLPAGDLFTPVGTEQFDLIVSNPPYIDRNLQSTLTPEVVDHEPHMALFPPVSEDAYYFYRRLAVEGKAHLQPNGHILMECGAGMGPDITQIFLLHGYTHIQTTRDYAGLDRVIAVSL; this is translated from the coding sequence ATGACCGCCACCTTTACAGAAGCCCACCAAGAAATCCAAACCCGCCTGCTGGGGCTGGGCATTTCCCTGCCACAAGCCCGGGCGGAAAGCGACTGGACACTGGAGACCCTGTGGAACATGCGCCCGGAAGCCCTATACACGCAGGGCGATAAGCGCCTCAGCGAATCGGAATGGGCCCAGCTTCAGGACTTTTTATACCAGCGCACCGTAAAGCGCATCCCCATTCAGTATTTGCTGCACGAGGCCTGGTTTTACGGCCAGAAGTTCTATGTCAACCCGCATGTCCTCATTCCTCGCCCGGAAACTGAGCTTCTGGTGGAACAAGCCCTGACCTTGCTAAAGCCGGGCAAGCGGGTATTGGATGTGGGCACCGGCCCCGGTACCATTGCCCTGAGTCTGGCCCACCGATTAGACCAAAGCGTTCCCATCACCGCCGTGGATGTATCGCCGGAAGCGCTGCAAGTGGCCCGTATCAATCAAAAACGACTGAATACACAGGTTCGCCTGTTACCAGCGGGCGATTTATTCACCCCGGTGGGAACAGAACAATTCGACCTGATCGTGTCCAATCCACCTTATATAGACCGCAATCTGCAATCCACCCTGACCCCGGAAGTAGTGGATCATGAGCCGCATATGGCCCTATTCCCGCCTGTTTCGGAAGATGCCTATTACTTCTACCGCAGGCTGGCTGTAGAGGGAAAAGCCCACCTCCAGCCAAACGGCCACATCCTGATGGAGTGCGGGGCGGGCATGGGGCCCGACATCACCCAGATCTTTTTGCTACACGGATACACCCACATTCAGACCACCCGGGATTATGCCGGGCTGGATCGGGTGATCGCCGTTTCGTTATAG
- a CDS encoding tetratricopeptide repeat protein: MALALSGAAWADRLPVLSPLPDAIFSASQQEAPATGRLSPLAQSAPAPSVNSATPERSIQRLNTERLTERGPDFYAGIKAYREGDYRKAEQTFEVLHRQQPENTQITYYLAITQAQLGRFQKAESLYREIIQLEPKGKAASLAQKGLDYLPKEDDLDQPPRFSAATDAAAPSAAAGSSSTDKPATAKSAAASPPASAAAQTAAMAEAMRQSMQAGMQGMSPQDWMMMQMLQGQGGNNGNGANMNPMSWMMIPGIMGNTGNSGYDPGVMSNMMMNQMMQGFGLGGDSEQNP; encoded by the coding sequence TTGGCCCTGGCGTTGAGCGGGGCCGCTTGGGCCGATCGCTTGCCGGTTTTGTCCCCATTGCCAGACGCCATTTTCTCTGCCTCTCAGCAGGAGGCTCCTGCGACCGGCCGATTGTCCCCACTGGCCCAATCGGCACCGGCCCCCTCCGTGAACTCGGCGACCCCGGAGCGTTCTATTCAACGCCTCAATACGGAACGGCTTACTGAGCGTGGGCCGGACTTTTACGCCGGGATTAAAGCCTATCGGGAGGGCGATTACCGTAAAGCGGAGCAGACTTTTGAGGTGTTGCACCGTCAACAGCCGGAGAACACCCAGATTACCTATTATTTGGCCATCACCCAGGCCCAACTGGGCCGCTTCCAGAAGGCAGAGAGTTTATACAGGGAAATTATTCAGTTGGAGCCCAAGGGCAAGGCGGCCAGTCTGGCCCAAAAGGGGCTGGACTATCTGCCCAAGGAAGACGATCTGGATCAGCCGCCCCGCTTTTCAGCCGCTACGGATGCTGCTGCCCCTTCTGCTGCCGCTGGCTCTTCTAGTACTGATAAGCCCGCCACTGCCAAATCTGCCGCTGCTTCCCCGCCAGCTTCCGCCGCCGCTCAAACCGCGGCCATGGCTGAGGCCATGCGGCAGAGCATGCAAGCGGGCATGCAGGGCATGTCTCCCCAGGACTGGATGATGATGCAGATGTTGCAGGGTCAAGGGGGCAATAATGGCAACGGGGCCAATATGAACCCCATGAGCTGGATGATGATCCCGGGGATTATGGGCAATACCGGTAATTCGGGTTACGATCCCGGGGTGATGAGCAATATGATGATGAATCAGATGATGCAGGGCTTTGGGCTGGGTGGCGATTCTGAACAGAATCCGTAG
- a CDS encoding M23 family metallopeptidase: MKNNPSNLKLARNIGVLAISALILTGSSALANMSKPDTDAKSQNTPTATKAREILDRASFVAFEAAAALQKEQVSVSREETAEQLKNYMAAMIYEPKSVLPSDADVLDEPWMASTSGLSDEDGMVTPHLEDRPALKNLKITSPISAKPFLKLLQPVQNALVTSPFGFRWGRPHQGIDLAAPVGTPIRSAEAGKVVYSGWKQGYGNFVAIDHGHGFQTHYAHCSKLLVRIGQTVNKGEQIAKVGNTGHSTGPHLHFEVMANGVHRNPAKFLNQTTVVVQAQ, encoded by the coding sequence ATGAAAAATAATCCAAGTAATTTAAAACTGGCACGAAATATCGGTGTTCTGGCAATCAGCGCGTTAATCCTGACAGGAAGCAGCGCTTTGGCCAACATGAGCAAACCGGACACCGACGCAAAATCCCAAAACACGCCCACAGCCACTAAGGCCCGTGAGATTCTGGATCGGGCCTCTTTTGTAGCGTTTGAAGCGGCAGCGGCCCTGCAAAAAGAACAGGTTTCCGTCAGTCGGGAAGAAACCGCCGAACAGCTTAAAAACTACATGGCCGCCATGATTTATGAACCCAAATCCGTACTCCCCAGCGATGCGGACGTTCTGGATGAACCCTGGATGGCCTCCACCTCCGGGCTTAGCGATGAAGATGGCATGGTCACCCCTCACCTGGAGGATCGCCCTGCCCTCAAAAATTTAAAAATCACCTCGCCCATCAGCGCAAAGCCTTTCCTGAAGCTCCTGCAGCCCGTTCAAAACGCCTTGGTCACTTCCCCCTTTGGTTTCCGGTGGGGACGTCCTCATCAAGGGATTGACCTGGCCGCCCCCGTGGGAACGCCTATTCGCTCCGCCGAGGCTGGCAAGGTGGTTTACAGTGGCTGGAAGCAGGGCTACGGAAACTTTGTGGCCATTGATCACGGACATGGTTTTCAGACCCATTACGCCCACTGCTCCAAGTTGCTGGTGCGCATTGGGCAAACGGTCAACAAAGGCGAGCAAATCGCCAAAGTGGGCAATACGGGTCACTCCACCGGCCCCCACCTGCACTTTGAGGTCATGGCCAACGGTGTGCATCGCAACCCGGCCAAGTTTCTCAACCAGACCACCGTGGTGGTGCAAGCCCAATAG
- a CDS encoding J domain-containing protein: MSSMKDYYKILQIDPEASLEVMNGAYRSLVKQCHPDQFHTSRKSVMNEKMREINEAYQILSNPTSRAEFDRRHRPAGHRQSRPAPPKAPYSLRTQLRSILLWTTLSYMALTFLIKPLLSSPLVKFFLGLALIAFFVHIYRKQKYPKS; the protein is encoded by the coding sequence ATGAGCAGTATGAAAGACTATTACAAAATCCTGCAAATAGACCCGGAAGCCAGTCTGGAAGTTATGAACGGGGCCTATCGTTCGCTGGTGAAACAGTGTCACCCGGATCAGTTTCACACCAGCCGAAAATCGGTGATGAACGAAAAAATGCGGGAGATCAATGAGGCCTACCAAATCCTCAGCAACCCCACCAGCCGGGCCGAATTTGATCGACGGCACCGCCCCGCCGGCCATCGGCAATCCAGACCCGCTCCCCCCAAGGCCCCTTACAGCCTGCGCACCCAACTGCGCAGTATTTTACTGTGGACCACCCTGTCTTATATGGCGCTGACCTTTCTGATTAAACCGCTGTTGAGCAGTCCGCTGGTCAAATTCTTTCTGGGGCTGGCTTTAATCGCCTTTTTCGTGCATATTTACCGCAAGCAAAAATATCCCAAATCATAA
- a CDS encoding glycosyltransferase family 9 protein has protein sequence MPAPTPPQKILVIPLRYIGDTILTVPLIRNLKRLFPQAQIDVLCSQTAAPLLEPCPYVRSVIIEPKGTMALWRLLKSERYNQVYTLRKSVTTALVCKLASVPQLIGYDKQRFPFGYKRWGLFLDATARYPSLNTDIPQAVSHLSLLSATGLKYTDDHLELWATDADQRNLANILQQNGINADRPMAVLHVASASHGKQIDLLKFSDSLHRLHQAGYQLITTGTQGDYPLYQTLAETTGLTLHNLAGKTSLRETVALYQRIQFLLTVDSSPIHMGAAAGVPNMVGVFGPTNHQQWGAHNANINFRPVFQDLPCRPCYAKVCEHNNCKVLLSGPQIAQAVAELT, from the coding sequence GTGCCAGCCCCTACCCCTCCTCAGAAGATTTTGGTCATTCCCCTTCGCTACATTGGCGACACCATTCTGACGGTGCCCTTAATTCGCAATTTAAAGCGACTTTTCCCGCAGGCGCAGATTGATGTGCTGTGCAGCCAGACCGCCGCCCCCCTGCTAGAGCCCTGCCCCTATGTCCGCTCGGTGATAATTGAACCCAAGGGCACCATGGCCCTGTGGCGGCTTTTAAAATCCGAACGGTACAATCAGGTTTACACGCTGCGCAAATCGGTGACCACAGCGCTGGTCTGCAAACTGGCTAGCGTTCCTCAGTTGATTGGGTATGACAAGCAACGCTTTCCCTTTGGCTACAAACGCTGGGGATTATTTCTGGACGCTACAGCCCGCTACCCGTCCCTGAACACAGACATTCCTCAAGCGGTCAGCCACCTGTCTCTGCTCAGCGCAACCGGCCTAAAGTACACGGACGATCATCTGGAACTGTGGGCCACTGACGCGGATCAGCGGAACCTTGCGAACATTCTCCAGCAAAACGGCATTAACGCCGATCGGCCCATGGCAGTGCTACATGTGGCCAGCGCTTCTCACGGGAAGCAAATCGATCTGCTCAAATTCTCCGATAGCCTTCACAGGCTGCATCAAGCAGGGTACCAACTCATCACCACCGGCACCCAGGGCGATTATCCACTGTACCAAACGCTGGCCGAAACCACCGGCCTGACCCTCCACAATCTGGCCGGGAAAACCAGCCTGAGAGAGACAGTGGCCCTGTATCAACGCATCCAGTTTTTATTAACCGTGGATTCCAGCCCCATTCACATGGGAGCCGCCGCTGGCGTCCCCAATATGGTGGGGGTCTTTGGCCCCACCAACCACCAGCAATGGGGGGCGCACAACGCGAACATAAACTTTAGGCCTGTGTTTCAGGACTTACCCTGCCGTCCCTGCTACGCCAAGGTCTGCGAGCATAACAACTGCAAAGTGCTGCTCAGCGGCCCCCAAATCGCCCAGGCCGTTGCTGAACTGACCTAA
- a CDS encoding pyridoxine 5'-phosphate synthase, producing the protein MALLGVNIDHVATLRNARGGSYPDPLTAALIAEAHGADGITAHLREDRRHIRDEDIKALKAQIKTRLNLEMANTPEMVEIALKAKPYMVTLVPERRQELTTEGGLDVVHYLDRLKDSTTQLQAAGIKVSLFIDPDLRQLEASRQTGAAIVEFHTGTYCEAFGGPEQPKTLHALMRAAEQAVAWGIEVNAGHGLNYENVQPVLAMPGLVELNIGHSIIAESVFTGLASAVSRMKALIS; encoded by the coding sequence ATGGCTCTGCTGGGTGTCAATATTGATCACGTGGCCACTCTCAGAAACGCACGCGGTGGCAGTTACCCGGATCCCCTTACTGCTGCGCTGATTGCGGAGGCCCATGGGGCGGATGGCATCACGGCTCACCTGCGGGAAGACCGTCGGCATATCCGGGATGAAGATATCAAGGCCTTGAAGGCGCAAATTAAAACCCGACTGAATCTGGAAATGGCCAACACCCCGGAAATGGTGGAAATTGCCCTCAAGGCAAAGCCATACATGGTGACTTTGGTGCCAGAACGTCGTCAGGAGCTGACCACGGAAGGGGGGCTGGATGTGGTTCATTATCTGGACCGTCTGAAAGACAGCACCACCCAGTTACAAGCCGCTGGCATCAAGGTTAGCCTGTTTATTGATCCCGATCTGCGGCAGTTAGAGGCCTCCCGTCAAACCGGGGCGGCCATTGTGGAGTTCCACACCGGGACTTATTGCGAGGCCTTTGGTGGCCCGGAGCAGCCTAAAACCCTGCATGCGCTGATGCGGGCCGCTGAGCAGGCCGTGGCCTGGGGCATTGAAGTGAACGCCGGCCATGGCTTGAACTACGAGAACGTACAACCGGTTTTGGCCATGCCGGGGCTGGTGGAACTGAATATCGGGCACAGCATTATCGCCGAGTCGGTGTTTACCGGGCTGGCCAGCGCCGTTTCCCGCATGAAAGCCCTGATATCCTGA
- the dnaK gene encoding molecular chaperone DnaK gives MAKVVGIDLGTTNSVVAVMEGGKPTVIANAEGNRTTPSIVGFSKTGERLVGLLAKRQAVLNPDRTIASNKRYMGTDKKWAIDGKDWTPQEISAQILRKLADDASKYLGEKVTQAVITVPAYFNDSQRQATKDAGKIAGLEVLRIINEPTAAALAYGLDKKSDEKILVFDLGGGTFDVSILEVGDGVFEVKSTSGDTKLGGDDFDEAVMEWMAEEFRKQEGMDLKGDKQALQRLKEAAEKAKCELSTLLESHISLPFITADANGPKHLELTLTRANFNAITKDLVQRCRGPVEQALRDAKLSPSEIDEVVLVGGSTRIPAVQELVKSLTGGKEPHQGVNPDEVVAIGAAVQAGVLAGEVKDIVLLDVTPLSLGIETLGGVMTKLVERNTTIPVRRSETFSTADDNQSSVDVHVLQGERPMARDNKSLGNFRLEGIMPAPRGVPKIEVTFDIDANGILNVTAKDQATGKEQKITITNTSNLKEDEIEKMVKEAEAHRSEDEKFKQQVEAKNQADNLCHSAEKMLKDLGDKCPDSEKATIQKQIDDLRAAIQSNDTDQIKQLQEVLQQSLYSLSTKAYEQAGAAPEAESNAGPSAGAADEDIIDAEFRPSDEGVGANK, from the coding sequence ATGGCTAAAGTCGTCGGTATTGATTTAGGGACAACCAACTCGGTTGTGGCCGTTATGGAAGGTGGAAAACCCACCGTTATCGCCAACGCCGAAGGGAATCGCACCACCCCTTCCATTGTGGGCTTCTCCAAAACCGGTGAGCGCCTGGTAGGCTTGCTGGCCAAGCGCCAAGCGGTACTCAACCCGGATCGCACCATCGCTTCCAACAAGCGGTACATGGGTACCGATAAAAAATGGGCCATCGATGGTAAAGACTGGACCCCGCAGGAAATTTCCGCGCAAATTCTGCGCAAACTGGCCGATGACGCCTCCAAATATCTGGGCGAAAAAGTAACTCAGGCCGTGATCACGGTTCCCGCCTACTTTAACGACAGCCAACGTCAGGCCACCAAAGACGCCGGTAAAATCGCCGGTCTGGAAGTCCTGCGCATCATCAACGAGCCCACCGCGGCCGCTCTGGCCTACGGTCTGGACAAGAAAAGCGACGAAAAAATCCTGGTCTTCGACTTGGGCGGTGGCACCTTCGACGTGTCCATTCTGGAAGTGGGCGACGGCGTATTCGAAGTGAAATCCACCAGCGGCGACACCAAACTGGGCGGCGACGATTTTGACGAAGCCGTGATGGAATGGATGGCTGAAGAGTTCCGCAAGCAGGAAGGCATGGACCTGAAAGGCGACAAACAGGCCCTGCAACGCTTGAAAGAAGCCGCAGAAAAAGCCAAGTGCGAACTGTCCACCTTGCTGGAATCGCACATCAGCCTGCCCTTCATCACTGCCGATGCCAATGGCCCCAAGCACTTAGAACTGACCTTGACCCGAGCCAACTTCAACGCCATCACCAAAGACCTGGTGCAGCGTTGCCGGGGCCCGGTGGAACAAGCCCTCAGAGACGCCAAACTGAGCCCTTCCGAAATTGACGAAGTGGTACTTGTGGGCGGCTCCACCCGGATTCCCGCTGTGCAGGAACTGGTTAAATCCCTGACTGGCGGCAAAGAACCCCACCAGGGCGTAAACCCGGATGAAGTGGTGGCCATCGGTGCCGCCGTGCAAGCGGGTGTATTGGCCGGTGAAGTCAAAGACATCGTACTGCTGGACGTTACACCCTTGTCCTTGGGGATTGAAACCCTGGGCGGCGTGATGACCAAGCTGGTAGAACGTAACACCACCATCCCGGTACGTCGCAGCGAGACCTTCTCCACCGCCGATGACAACCAGAGCAGCGTGGATGTCCACGTACTGCAAGGCGAACGCCCCATGGCCCGTGACAACAAATCGCTGGGGAACTTCCGACTGGAAGGCATTATGCCCGCGCCCCGAGGCGTGCCCAAGATCGAAGTGACCTTCGACATTGACGCCAACGGCATTCTGAACGTGACGGCCAAGGATCAGGCCACCGGCAAGGAGCAGAAAATCACCATTACCAATACGTCTAACCTGAAGGAAGACGAAATTGAGAAAATGGTGAAAGAAGCCGAGGCTCACCGCAGCGAGGACGAGAAGTTCAAGCAGCAGGTAGAAGCCAAAAACCAGGCCGATAACCTGTGCCACAGCGCCGAAAAAATGCTGAAAGATCTGGGTGACAAGTGCCCGGACAGCGAAAAAGCCACCATCCAGAAGCAGATTGATGATCTCAGAGCGGCCATTCAAAGCAATGATACCGATCAGATCAAGCAACTGCAGGAAGTGCTGCAACAGTCGCTGTACAGCCTGTCCACCAAAGCCTACGAGCAGGCTGGTGCGGCCCCCGAAGCCGAAAGCAACGCAGGCCCTTCCGCCGGTGCTGCGGATGAGGACATTATTGATGCCGAATTCCGCCCCTCCGATGAAGGGGTGGGCGCCAACAAGTAA
- a CDS encoding GspE/PulE family protein → MSSAPPVAVTSTGQSVAPVLPAVPGVRKGPKRIGDVLIEEGFINQKQLERALQEGKATAAPLGSVLIKLGFIDEVQLGKGLAKLHGLQYIDTSNIELIPEVMKLIPQDFMKRHMIVPLRVSQEYRRLEVIMARPDNLHVLDEIALLTGYRPIPRVSTHKEMVALLDKFYGTHTSSDEVLARLEEDLSNDSTMFTETTASELEAEMAADDAPVVQLVNSLLLEAIECDASDVHIEPQKERLLIRFRIHGILKEVKSIPRKMAGAVTSRIKVASGMDIAERRRPQDGRMKIKAGSQEIDMRVNSLAVQFGEKIVIRLLKPNSTTGGLEKLGLPAEEVKRINKMIKSPHGIILVTGPTGSGKTTTLYSCLREINSPELNITTIEDPIEYPLAGVNQTQVSHKAGLSFALCLRAILRQDPDVVMVGEIRDEETMEAAIHAALTGHLVFSTLHTNSTAKTVTRLLEMGAPSYLVSSAVIGILAQRLVRRNCSKCKVSYEASEEELQILGIKNPDKPVILQKGTGCDRCGGSGYQGRIGLYEIMNMNREIGELIEAQASTFVIQDAAVKHGMLTLAMDGKRKIFAGLTTVEEVTRVLGLDLEES, encoded by the coding sequence TTGTCATCTGCTCCACCTGTGGCGGTTACCAGTACCGGGCAATCGGTTGCCCCGGTTTTACCGGCTGTCCCGGGAGTGCGGAAAGGCCCCAAGCGCATTGGGGATGTGTTGATTGAAGAGGGGTTTATCAACCAAAAACAACTGGAGCGGGCCTTGCAGGAGGGCAAAGCCACCGCAGCCCCCTTGGGCTCTGTCCTGATTAAGCTGGGCTTCATCGATGAAGTTCAATTGGGCAAGGGGCTGGCCAAATTGCACGGCCTGCAATACATCGATACCAGCAATATCGAGTTGATTCCTGAGGTGATGAAATTGATTCCTCAGGACTTTATGAAGCGGCATATGATCGTTCCCCTGCGGGTCAGTCAGGAGTACCGGCGTCTGGAAGTGATCATGGCTCGTCCGGATAACTTGCACGTGCTGGATGAAATTGCCCTGTTGACAGGGTATCGGCCCATTCCCCGGGTTTCCACCCACAAGGAAATGGTGGCCTTGCTGGATAAATTCTATGGTACCCACACATCTTCAGATGAAGTGCTGGCCCGGCTGGAGGAGGATTTATCCAACGATAGCACCATGTTCACGGAAACCACCGCCTCCGAGCTGGAAGCGGAGATGGCCGCCGATGACGCCCCCGTGGTGCAGTTGGTGAATTCCCTGTTGCTGGAAGCCATTGAATGCGACGCCTCCGACGTGCATATTGAACCCCAGAAGGAGCGGTTGCTGATTCGCTTCCGCATTCATGGCATTTTGAAGGAAGTGAAATCCATTCCCCGGAAAATGGCCGGGGCGGTCACTTCCCGGATTAAGGTGGCCAGTGGTATGGATATCGCCGAGCGGCGTCGTCCGCAGGATGGCCGTATGAAAATCAAGGCGGGGAGTCAGGAGATTGATATGCGGGTCAACTCGCTGGCGGTCCAGTTCGGCGAAAAAATCGTGATTCGTCTGCTCAAACCCAACTCCACCACCGGCGGCCTGGAAAAACTGGGCTTGCCCGCCGAAGAGGTCAAGCGGATCAACAAAATGATCAAATCCCCGCACGGCATCATTCTGGTCACCGGTCCCACCGGTTCCGGTAAAACCACCACCTTGTATTCCTGCCTGCGGGAAATTAACTCTCCCGAGCTGAACATTACCACCATTGAAGATCCGATCGAGTACCCACTGGCGGGTGTGAACCAGACTCAGGTCTCTCACAAGGCCGGGTTGAGCTTTGCCCTGTGCTTGCGGGCCATCCTGCGCCAGGACCCGGATGTGGTTATGGTGGGCGAAATCCGGGATGAGGAAACCATGGAAGCTGCCATTCACGCGGCCTTAACCGGTCACCTGGTGTTTAGTACCTTGCACACCAACAGTACGGCCAAAACGGTGACCCGCCTGCTGGAAATGGGAGCCCCGTCCTATCTGGTCAGCTCCGCGGTGATTGGTATTTTGGCCCAGCGACTGGTTCGCCGGAATTGCTCCAAGTGTAAGGTTTCTTATGAGGCCAGCGAGGAAGAATTGCAGATACTGGGTATTAAAAACCCGGATAAGCCCGTGATTTTACAAAAAGGAACCGGTTGTGACCGTTGTGGCGGCAGTGGCTACCAAGGGCGTATCGGGCTTTATGAAATTATGAACATGAACCGGGAAATCGGTGAATTAATTGAGGCTCAGGCCTCCACCTTTGTCATTCAGGACGCCGCGGTGAAACATGGCATGCTGACCCTGGCCATGGATGGCAAGCGCAAGATATTCGCCGGGTTAACCACGGTGGAGGAAGTCACCCGTGTTCTTGGTCTGGATTTGGAGGAGTCATAA
- a CDS encoding type II secretion system F family protein yields MAVFIYSAIDPATSKTVEGKVEALNLREAKDILRSQGHIPTRIEQDEQSADLGELLQKVPLLGDLLGPRVGQKDICLMTQQMSTLLNAGIPLIEGLFLLEQQSENKALKEILKKVRADVIAGDSFSAAITRYPKLFSRLYVNMIRSGEVSGELETVCSRLAFLMEKTMALQATIQGALVYPAFTVLVIVAVIVVIMIVVVPQFQAMFANFGAELPLPTRILIDASNFTLNFWWAILVGCGTFFFWFNMFRLGKGKPLVDQWLLTIPLIGTLFRKVYVSRFVRTLASTVGAGIALVEALVTASATVDNYVLRAAFDKAKESILQGGTLARPLEQTNAFPIMVVKMIAIAEETGRMEEMLNKSADYLDVEVDRAVDTLTTMIEPIMIIVLGGLLLGVALALYIPLFDMSNIVAGN; encoded by the coding sequence ATGGCGGTATTTATTTATTCGGCGATTGATCCGGCGACCAGTAAAACGGTTGAAGGAAAAGTGGAAGCGCTGAACCTGCGGGAAGCCAAGGATATCCTACGCAGTCAGGGCCATATTCCCACCAGGATTGAGCAGGATGAGCAAAGTGCCGATTTGGGGGAGCTGCTGCAAAAGGTGCCGCTGCTGGGCGATTTACTGGGACCCCGGGTGGGGCAAAAGGATATTTGCCTGATGACGCAGCAAATGTCCACCTTGCTGAATGCCGGGATTCCCTTGATTGAAGGGCTGTTTTTGCTGGAGCAGCAAAGCGAGAACAAGGCCCTGAAAGAGATTTTGAAGAAGGTGCGGGCGGATGTCATTGCCGGGGATTCCTTTAGCGCGGCCATTACCCGTTATCCCAAGCTGTTTTCGCGTTTGTATGTCAACATGATTCGCTCTGGCGAGGTCAGCGGAGAGCTGGAAACCGTGTGTAGCCGGTTGGCGTTTTTGATGGAAAAAACCATGGCCTTGCAGGCGACCATTCAGGGCGCTTTGGTGTATCCCGCATTTACGGTTCTGGTGATTGTGGCTGTGATTGTGGTGATTATGATTGTGGTGGTGCCGCAATTTCAAGCCATGTTTGCTAATTTTGGGGCAGAGCTGCCCTTGCCTACCCGGATCCTGATTGACGCCAGTAATTTCACCCTGAATTTTTGGTGGGCAATTCTGGTGGGCTGCGGGACGTTTTTCTTCTGGTTCAATATGTTTCGCCTGGGGAAGGGAAAGCCCCTGGTGGATCAGTGGCTGCTGACCATTCCACTGATCGGGACCCTGTTCCGCAAGGTCTATGTCAGTCGGTTTGTGCGAACGCTGGCCAGTACGGTGGGCGCCGGTATTGCTTTGGTGGAGGCCCTGGTGACCGCCTCGGCCACGGTGGACAACTACGTACTGAGGGCCGCCTTTGATAAGGCCAAGGAAAGTATTTTACAGGGGGGAACGCTGGCCCGGCCTCTGGAGCAGACCAACGCCTTTCCGATTATGGTGGTTAAAATGATCGCCATTGCCGAGGAGACCGGGCGGATGGAAGAGATGCTCAATAAATCCGCGGATTATCTGGATGTCGAGGTGGATCGGGCGGTTGATACGCTGACCACCATGATTGAGCCCATCATGATTATTGTGTTGGGTGGATTGTTGCTGGGCGTGGCCCTGGCTCTCTACATTCCGCTGTTTGATATGAGTAATATCGTTGCGGGCAATTAG
- the thyX gene encoding FAD-dependent thymidylate synthase, with amino-acid sequence MSPLAENDSPAVETEKHISVLDHGFVTLIDSMGSDLTVVNSARVSFGKRKTTLSEGDKKLIRYLAEHKHWSPFRHVQFQFHCKVPEFVARQWYKHVVGIAYTDAATVDHAWNEISLRYVDASEFHFYTPDGFRKQSEDNKQASTDDLVKDPDGLLMAEYQNHCQKALDLYHRLLEHGVAREQARGVLPLNIYTEFYWTVSLQALVNFIHLRTHAGAQYEIRLFADALHQLAQDVVPVSFEALMK; translated from the coding sequence ATGAGCCCTTTGGCAGAGAATGACAGTCCGGCAGTAGAAACCGAAAAGCACATTTCCGTGCTGGATCACGGGTTTGTAACGCTGATTGACTCCATGGGCTCGGATCTGACGGTGGTCAACTCCGCACGGGTGTCGTTCGGCAAGCGCAAGACCACTCTTTCGGAAGGGGATAAGAAGCTGATCCGCTATCTGGCGGAACACAAGCACTGGAGTCCCTTCCGGCATGTGCAGTTCCAGTTCCATTGCAAGGTGCCGGAATTTGTGGCCCGCCAGTGGTACAAGCACGTGGTGGGCATTGCCTACACCGATGCGGCCACCGTGGATCACGCCTGGAACGAGATCAGCTTGCGCTACGTGGATGCCAGCGAGTTCCATTTTTACACTCCGGATGGCTTCCGTAAGCAATCGGAAGATAACAAGCAGGCGTCCACCGATGACTTGGTGAAGGATCCCGATGGTTTGCTAATGGCCGAGTACCAAAACCATTGCCAAAAGGCCCTGGATTTATACCACCGGCTGCTGGAGCATGGGGTGGCCCGGGAACAGGCCCGTGGGGTGCTGCCTTTGAATATTTACACCGAGTTTTACTGGACGGTGTCTTTGCAGGCGCTGGTCAATTTTATTCACCTGCGGACTCATGCGGGCGCCCAGTATGAAATTCGCCTGTTTGCCGACGCGTTGCATCAGTTGGCCCAAGATGTAGTGCCGGTTTCTTTTGAAGCCCTCATGAAATAA